A genomic segment from Pseudomonas sp. M30-35 encodes:
- a CDS encoding DUF58 domain-containing protein, producing MKPARRLLIALAALLLCAVLLGTLNALAIELPEVISSLWWGLLLLLGVAALIDAWLLYKTPSPRLERNLPGQLPLGRWSDVQLTLHHSYTQHIEVQVFDHCAHEMASEHLPQRVALRPGEQTQFSYRVRPLVRGHFSFPRAEISLPSRLGLWQARRVLNVADETRVYPDFARLYGAQLLAVDDWLSQMGVRQHQRRGLGMEFHQLRDFRDGDSLRQIDWKATARKRTPIAREYQDERDQQIVFMLDCGRRMRSQDNELSHFDHALNASLLLSYIALRQGDAVGLSTFASEQSRYLAPVKGAAQLNVLLNSVYDLKSTQLPADYTAATDALLSRQRRRALVVIVTNLRDEDDQELLGAVKRLSRQHRVLIASLREEVLDTLRQTPVQNLDSAIAYCGTVDYLNARDTLHERLVANNIPVLDARPSELGPELVSRYLSWKKAGVL from the coding sequence GGTCATCAGTTCGCTCTGGTGGGGGCTGCTGTTACTGCTGGGCGTGGCTGCGCTGATTGATGCCTGGCTGCTGTACAAAACACCCTCGCCACGCCTCGAACGCAACTTACCCGGCCAACTGCCACTGGGGCGCTGGAGCGATGTGCAACTCACCCTGCACCACAGTTACACACAGCACATCGAGGTGCAGGTATTCGATCACTGCGCCCATGAAATGGCCAGCGAACACCTGCCACAGCGTGTGGCGTTACGACCAGGTGAGCAAACCCAGTTCAGCTACCGCGTGCGGCCACTGGTGCGCGGCCACTTCAGTTTTCCACGGGCAGAGATCAGCCTGCCAAGCCGCTTAGGCCTGTGGCAGGCTCGGCGGGTACTCAATGTCGCTGACGAAACCCGGGTTTACCCCGACTTTGCCCGACTCTATGGCGCCCAGTTGCTAGCGGTTGATGACTGGCTAAGCCAGATGGGTGTTCGTCAGCATCAGCGACGCGGCTTAGGCATGGAATTTCATCAGCTACGTGATTTCCGCGATGGCGACTCATTGCGTCAGATCGACTGGAAAGCCACTGCTCGTAAACGCACACCGATTGCCCGTGAGTATCAAGATGAACGCGATCAGCAAATTGTGTTCATGCTCGACTGTGGCCGCCGCATGCGCAGTCAGGATAACGAGCTGTCGCATTTCGACCACGCGCTCAACGCCAGTCTGCTGCTCAGCTACATCGCATTACGCCAAGGCGACGCCGTAGGCCTGAGCACCTTCGCCAGTGAACAAAGCCGCTATCTAGCACCGGTCAAAGGCGCTGCACAGCTCAATGTTTTGCTTAACAGCGTGTATGACCTTAAAAGCACTCAACTGCCTGCGGATTATACGGCGGCGACTGATGCACTGCTCAGCCGGCAACGGCGGCGGGCACTGGTTGTGATCGTCACTAACTTGCGTGATGAAGATGATCAGGAACTGCTTGGCGCCGTTAAACGCTTGAGTCGCCAGCACCGTGTATTGATCGCCAGCTTGCGCGAAGAAGTGCTGGATACACTGCGCCAAACACCGGTGCAAAATCTCGACTCGGCAATCGCCTACTGCGGAACTGTCGACTACCTGAATGCCCGCGACACACTGCACGAGCGTCTAGTCGCAAACAATATTCCAGTGCTTGATGCACGCCCTAGCGAGCTGGGGCCAGAGCTGGTTAGCCGTTACTTGTCATGGAAAAAGGCGGGTGTCCTTTAA
- a CDS encoding PA4642 family protein, whose amino-acid sequence MRKDKKQVIGEEIGDEPIKLFLDVEPADDTPPSLHKLVKAYRGLRFDDFERFLGFFVAAGYDVNAKDADGNDFVALIQDQRNAQPYIELIKSAAH is encoded by the coding sequence ATGCGTAAAGACAAGAAACAAGTGATTGGTGAAGAGATTGGTGATGAGCCGATCAAGTTGTTCCTCGATGTCGAGCCCGCTGATGACACGCCGCCGTCGTTGCACAAGCTGGTTAAAGCCTATCGCGGTCTGCGTTTCGATGACTTTGAGCGTTTCCTCGGCTTTTTCGTCGCCGCAGGCTATGACGTCAACGCTAAAGATGCTGACGGCAACGATTTTGTTGCCTTGATTCAGGATCAGCGTAACGCACAGCCGTATATCGAGTTGATCAAGTCAGCAGCACACTAG
- a CDS encoding WbuC family cupin fold metalloprotein — translation MRGPAFLDQALFSDLAHKAAQNPRQRQHHNFHEMQEPCHRMAIGLQPDTYIPPHRHLSADKAEALLVVKGRLGLLIFDQDGAVQAKRILAAGSDCVGVDLPPGIFHALVVLEADSILFECKAGPYLPIGEGEHASWAPQEGSPQVAEYLSWMRAQFDAID, via the coding sequence ATGCGCGGCCCTGCATTTCTCGATCAAGCCTTGTTCTCGGACTTAGCGCACAAGGCTGCGCAAAATCCGCGTCAGCGCCAGCATCACAATTTCCATGAAATGCAGGAACCCTGTCATCGCATGGCAATTGGCTTGCAGCCGGATACCTATATCCCGCCGCACCGCCACCTTTCAGCGGACAAAGCTGAAGCGTTACTGGTGGTAAAGGGGCGCTTGGGGCTGCTGATTTTTGATCAGGACGGCGCAGTGCAGGCTAAGCGTATTCTCGCGGCGGGCTCTGATTGTGTCGGTGTTGATCTACCGCCAGGGATCTTCCACGCCTTGGTCGTGCTTGAGGCCGACAGCATTCTGTTCGAGTGCAAGGCCGGGCCGTATCTGCCGATTGGCGAAGGCGAGCACGCCAGTTGGGCGCCGCAAGAGGGCAGCCCGCAAGTGGCCGAGTACCTGAGTTGGATGCGCGCGCAGTTCGACGCAATCGACTGA
- a CDS encoding hypoxanthine-guanine phosphoribosyltransferase, with translation MSADLAHIRQVMAEADCLYTDEQVEAAICKMAEVINAEMADTNPVVFCVMNGGLIFSGKLLPKLSFPLELSYLHATRYRNETSGGDLFWKAKPEVSFIDRDVLIIDDILDEGHTLGAIIDFCHHAGARAVHTAVLVDKDHDRKARPDLKADYVGLPCIDRYIFGYGMDYKGYWRNAPGIFAVKGM, from the coding sequence ATGTCTGCTGATCTCGCGCACATCCGTCAGGTAATGGCTGAAGCTGATTGTCTGTACACCGACGAACAGGTTGAAGCCGCCATCTGCAAGATGGCTGAAGTTATCAATGCCGAGATGGCGGATACCAACCCTGTGGTTTTCTGCGTCATGAACGGTGGGCTTATCTTCTCCGGTAAGCTGCTGCCGAAGCTAAGCTTTCCGCTGGAACTGTCTTATTTGCACGCCACGCGCTATCGCAACGAAACCAGCGGTGGTGATCTCTTCTGGAAGGCCAAGCCTGAGGTTTCGTTCATTGATCGCGATGTGTTGATCATTGATGACATCCTCGATGAAGGCCACACCCTCGGCGCGATTATCGATTTCTGCCACCACGCGGGCGCTCGTGCTGTGCATACCGCAGTGCTGGTTGATAAAGACCATGACCGCAAAGCGCGCCCAGACCTTAAGGCTGACTACGTTGGCTTGCCATGCATTGACCGTTACATTTTCGGCTACGGCATGGATTACAAAGGTTACTGGCGCAACGCGCCTGGCATTTTTGCCGTTAAAGGCATGTAA
- the upp gene encoding uracil phosphoribosyltransferase: MPIQEIRHPLIRHKIGLMRRADISTKNFRELAQEVGALLTYEATKDLPLETYEIAGWCGPVQVEKISGKKITVVPILRAGIGMLEGVLSLIPGAKVSAVGVARNEETLQAHTYLEKLVPEIDERLAMIIDPMLATGGSMVATIDLLKKAGCKEIRAMVLVAAPEGIKVVNDAHPDVEIYTASIDERLNEHGYIIPGLGDAGDKIFGTKQKDA, translated from the coding sequence ATGCCAATCCAAGAGATTCGCCACCCGCTGATTCGCCACAAAATCGGCTTGATGCGTCGCGCTGATATCAGCACCAAGAACTTCCGCGAATTGGCTCAAGAGGTCGGTGCCCTGCTGACTTACGAAGCAACCAAAGACCTGCCACTGGAAACTTACGAGATTGCCGGTTGGTGTGGCCCGGTGCAAGTAGAAAAGATCTCCGGCAAGAAGATCACCGTGGTGCCTATTTTGCGTGCAGGGATTGGCATGCTCGAAGGCGTACTCAGTTTGATTCCGGGCGCCAAGGTCAGCGCCGTCGGGGTTGCACGCAATGAAGAAACATTGCAAGCGCACACCTACCTGGAAAAGCTGGTCCCGGAAATTGATGAGCGCCTGGCGATGATTATCGACCCGATGCTGGCGACCGGCGGCTCGATGGTCGCGACCATCGACCTGTTGAAAAAAGCAGGCTGTAAGGAAATCCGCGCCATGGTGCTGGTTGCTGCGCCCGAAGGTATCAAAGTAGTTAACGATGCACACCCGGATGTAGAGATTTACACCGCATCGATTGATGAGCGCCTCAACGAGCATGGCTACATCATTCCTGGGCTGGGCGATGCAGGCGACAAAATTTTCGGCACCAAGCAAAAGGACGCCTAA